From the genome of Halorussus caseinilyticus, one region includes:
- a CDS encoding metal-dependent hydrolase family protein: MLILRGGTVVDADGRREADVAVEDGEVVSVGDVPDESDEEIDATGQFVAPGLVDAHVHLMMDGRPDPSEVHDDSEATLAYRATANLRDALDAGVTTVRDLGAPGSLALDAGTAVGRGVLEGPRVLACGENVVMTGGHGHWFGREADGVAEVKKAVREQLKRGADVVKCMATGGVLTEGALTGAPELDEAELDALVDVADAKRVPTAAHAHGTAGIKNAVRAGISSVEHGTFMDREAAELMADRGTYWVPTGKALYGIVEAGTEAGIPEFAVEKAEKAKEAWDEAFEYALDAGVEIAMGTDAGTPFNYHGDIPEELELMVRHGLSERAALEAATVNAADLLGVEGVGTVAEGTRADLVVLGDDPLDDVTAWQSPTRVVRRGTVVR; encoded by the coding sequence ATGCTCATACTTCGAGGCGGGACCGTCGTGGACGCCGACGGGCGGCGAGAGGCGGACGTGGCGGTCGAAGACGGCGAAGTCGTGTCAGTCGGTGACGTACCGGACGAATCCGACGAGGAAATCGACGCGACCGGCCAGTTCGTCGCGCCGGGACTCGTAGACGCCCACGTCCACCTCATGATGGACGGTCGGCCCGACCCGAGCGAGGTCCACGACGACAGCGAGGCGACACTGGCCTACCGCGCGACGGCCAACCTCCGGGACGCACTCGACGCGGGCGTGACGACGGTCCGGGACCTCGGCGCACCCGGGTCGCTCGCGCTCGACGCCGGAACCGCCGTCGGGCGCGGCGTACTGGAGGGACCGAGAGTTCTCGCCTGCGGCGAGAACGTCGTGATGACCGGCGGACACGGCCACTGGTTCGGCCGGGAGGCCGACGGCGTGGCCGAGGTGAAGAAGGCGGTCCGCGAGCAACTCAAGCGCGGTGCCGACGTGGTGAAGTGCATGGCGACCGGCGGCGTCCTGACCGAGGGCGCGCTGACGGGCGCGCCCGAACTCGACGAGGCGGAACTCGACGCCCTCGTGGACGTGGCCGACGCCAAACGGGTTCCCACGGCGGCCCACGCCCACGGCACCGCGGGCATCAAGAACGCGGTCCGGGCCGGGATTTCGAGCGTCGAACACGGCACGTTCATGGACCGTGAGGCGGCCGAACTGATGGCCGACCGGGGCACTTACTGGGTGCCGACCGGGAAGGCGCTCTACGGCATCGTGGAGGCCGGGACCGAAGCCGGAATCCCCGAGTTCGCCGTCGAGAAGGCCGAAAAAGCCAAGGAAGCGTGGGACGAGGCGTTCGAGTACGCGCTCGACGCTGGCGTCGAAATCGCCATGGGGACCGACGCCGGGACGCCGTTCAACTACCACGGCGACATCCCCGAGGAACTGGAGTTGATGGTCCGTCACGGTCTCTCGGAGCGAGCCGCGTTGGAGGCGGCGACGGTCAACGCCGCGGACTTGCTCGGAGTAGAGGGCGTCGGAACGGTCGCCGAAGGCACTCGTGCGGACCTCGTGGTCCTCGGGGACGACCCGCTGGACGACGTGACCGCGTGGCAGTCGCCAACACGTGTCGTGAGGCGTGGAACCGTGGTTCGGTGA